Proteins encoded within one genomic window of Hermetia illucens chromosome 2, iHerIll2.2.curated.20191125, whole genome shotgun sequence:
- the LOC119649909 gene encoding uncharacterized protein LOC119649909: protein MAETNEGTVCPIQTFVFLDIETTGLPDYNFGKANITELAMWTLSREDLRKTTEVPRLLGKWTTVFNPGMMIHPESSRITGLYNEMLEHHAKFDDDAATAILSYLKRYPKPICLIAHNGNGFDFPIIKQSFEKVKKEIPDFLLCVDSLDILRELDSIAESMLLDFLSNPEISEGLPSQTAQEISETNISNKENSVAGPTKSDLSVDDQNELFDEKNTKILERQRVNETTPRRSIQEKYVKKFTQPIEKNTQGQTDGNVKPSKARKELFPPVQVATGRVGKLPRKSFKLVDIYERIYDHKPISAHAAEADVETLFKIARNYGVEFVKLAERDAIPFAQFKKPVKK from the exons ATGGCAGAAACGAATGAGGGGACGGTTTGTCCCATTCAAACTTTTGTGTTTTTAGATATTGAGACTACCGGCTTGCCTGACTATAATTTCGGGAAGGCAAACATCACCGAATTGGCGATGTGGACATTGTCCCGGGAGGACTTACGCAAAACCACAGAGGTACCTCGCTTGCTGGGCAAATGGACAACCGTTTTTAATCCAGGGATGATGATTCACCCAGAATCAAGTAGAATAACCG GACTATATAATGAAATGTTGGAACATCATGCAAAATTCGATGATGATGCAGCTACAGCGATTTTGTCTTACCTGAAGCGGTATCCGAAACCAATTTGCCTTATCGCACACAACGGAAATGGCTTTGATTTTCCTATCATTAAGCAATCGTTCGAAAAGGTTAAGAAA GAAATCCCGGACTTTCTATTGTGTGTAGATTCGTTAGACATTCTCAGGGAACTTGATTCTATAGCCGAGTCCATGCTTCTAGACTTTTTGTCAAATCCGGAGATATCTGAAGGACTGCCTTCCCAAACGGCACAGGAGATATCTGAAActaatatttcaaacaaagaaaattCAGTTGCAGGCCCAACAAAAAGTGATCTAAGCGTGGACGATCAAAATgaacttttcgatgaaaagaatACAAAAATCTTAGAACGTCAGAGAGTGAATGAAACCACACCGCGACGAAGTATTCAAGAGAAGTatgtaaaaaaatttacacaaccAATTGAAAAGAACACTCAGGGGCAGACTGATGGTAACGTGAAACCCAGCAAAGCACGTAAGGAACTGTTTCCGCCAGTACAGGTCGCAACTGGTCGGGTCGGAAAACTGCCAAGAAAGTCATTTAAATTGGTTGATATATATGAGAGGATTTACGACCATAAGCCAATTTCTGCACATGCTGCAGAGGCTGATGTCGAAACGTTATTCAAAATAGCACGGAATTATGGTGTTGAGTTTGTAAAGCTTGCAGAGCGAGATGCCATTCCATTTGCGCAATTCAAAAAGCCGGTTAAGAAATAG
- the LOC119648273 gene encoding three prime repair exonuclease 2-like, with amino-acid sequence MMSGASAVNHAETFVFLDIETTGFRDPKITELAMLVMPREDFMPQRNGTSRRALNKWTSLFNPDKPIEAKASEITGLTNDMLGKYNKFDKNAATSIMSYLSHYPKPICLIAHNGRRFDFPIIRKSFENVGVDIPDYIVCSDSLAILKELENGCTGPIDRDQGLESSLLLGPCAAGGTIAKQQRKSFKLSEVHKRLFNCEPVVAHFAEEDVEILHKVATFYGDEFIKIAEKLAFTFSQVRGNISN; translated from the exons ATGATGAGCGGAGCAAGTGCGGTTAATCACGCGGAAACTTTCGTATTTCTCGATATCGAAACCACTGGGTTTAGAGATCCGAAAATAACTGAACTCGCGATGTTGGTGATGCCACGGGAGGATTTTATGCCCCAAAGAAACGGAACAAGTCGGCGCGCGCTAAACAAATGGACTTCCTTGTTTAATCCGGACAAGCCGATTGAAGCGAAAGCTAGTGAAATAACTG GGCTGACAAACGACATGCTaggcaaatataataaattcgATAAGAACGCTGCAACAAGTATTATGTCATACCTTAGTCACTATCCAAAACCTATTTGTCTTATCGCACATAATGGCCGGCGGTTTGATTTTCCCATAATAAGGAAATCATTCGAAAATGTTGGTGTG GATATACCCGACTATATAGTGTGTTCTGATTCTTTGGCAATACTTAAAGAGCTTGAAAACGGATGCACCGGTCCCATAGACAGAGACCAGGGTTTGGAATCATCTCTACTGCTAGGACCGTGTGCTGCAGGTGGTACTATAGCAAAGCAACAAAGAAAATCATTCAAATTATCTGAGGTGCATAAACGACTTTTTAATTGcgaaccggttgttgcgcattTTGCAGAAGAAGATGTCGAAATATTACATAAAGTAGCTACATTCTATGGCGACGAGTTTATTAAGATTGCAGAGAAGCTAGCATTCACTTTCTCACAAGTTAGAGGGAATATCTCAAATTAA
- the LOC119649296 gene encoding three prime repair exonuclease 2-like: MNLVIIFITLNLIYITTGKNLKVNSIETFVFVDIETTGLRQPNITELAMWITPRNCLLDSQDNMNCRMLNKWTMLFNPGKGIERKASEITGLNNDMLDKYDKFDERAGTNIISYLSHYPRPICLIAHNGKRYDFPLIKKTFDKIQLRVPNYILYSDSLQILRELENEDITKAKKKSFKLEDIYERLFHSKPLVTHAAEADVEVLYKIALFYGNDFIDIAEKFASRFSEIDP; encoded by the exons ATGAATCTTGTCATCATTTTTATCActcttaatttaatttatatcaCAACGGGGAAGAATCTTAAAGTGAATTCGATAGAAACTTTTGTGTTTGTGGATATcgaaactactggcctaaggcAGCCAAATATAACTGAGTTAGCAATGTGGATAACGCCTCGTAACTGTTTGTTGGACTCTCAGGATAATATGAATTGTCGAATGCTCAACAAATGGACGATGCTTTTCAACCCAGGCAAGGGAATTGAGAGGAAAGCCAGTGAAATTACTG GGCTTAACAACGACATGCTGGACAAATATGATAAATTTGATGAAAGGGCCGGAACGAATATTATTTCTTACCTTAGTCACTATCCAAGGCCAATTTGTCTTATCGCGCATAATGGAAAGCGCTATGATTTTCCACTCATAAAAAAGACTTTTGATAAAATCCAATTG AGGGTTccgaattatatattatattcagACTCCTTACAAATATTAAGAGAGCTGGAAAACGAAGACATAACGAAGGCGAAGAAAAAATCCTTCAAATTAGAGGATATATATGAAAGGCTTTTTCATAGCAAGCCACTGGTTACACATGCTGCCGAAGCTGATGTTGAAGTATTATATAAAATAGCTTTATTTTATGGAAATGATTTTATCGATATTGCAGAAAAATTTGCTTCTCGATTCTCAGAAATAGAcccataa
- the LOC119648774 gene encoding zinc finger protein 174-like codes for MATVVRKTNACDIKTHDVLDAFADIIVSDASHIPRSLFCPFCANEYMFDFTLKDHLKRFHPEELEERMTLVNNAEIDESEPNTHLCPFCGAILYLIGLLPKHIANFHGSRHLQTWRHMSGNLLLMVEEKENEPSILYASCSPGLSDIFDKLGTDEKRTITDRNNDNQQIKSILKKTPSKSSRIISSPSGVAIRRSRSELVKRSASVRRELRFDLPPLQKTPEQSLIEKYSKCLDFRKLFQIKKKNKRVRSPKKKVIDSPAHSQEIITSTPINFLDDDCDTKSIWDRQGSRQPNIRPLLFGSERFQCARCKERYASNGDLRLHLKDSHSGVKNVLRPHYQCGQCGIKFFRNSCLLRHCRFQHTPKRMRI; via the coding sequence atggCTACGGTGGTCCGCAAAACCAATGCTTGTGATATCAAAACTCACGATGTTTTGGACGCGTTCGCTGATATAATTGTTTCCGATGCTTCGCATATTCCTCGAAGTTTGTTTTGTCCGTTTTGTGCCAATGAATATATGTTTGATTTCACTCTTAAGGATCATTTGAAACGTTTTCATCCAGAGGAATTGGAAGAGCGAATGACTCTGGTAAACAATGCTGAGATTGATGAATCGGAACCAAATACGCACCTTTGTCCATTTTGTGGGGCAATACTATATTTAATCGGCCTGCTCCCGAAACACATAGCTAATTTCCATGGAAGCAGACACCTTCAAACTTGGCGTCATATGAGTGGGAACCTTCTGCTAATGGTGGAGGAGAAGGAGAATGAACCCAGCATTTTGTATGCTTCTTGTTCACCGGGATTGAGTGATATTTTCGATAAACTGGGAACCGATGAGAAGAGGACAATTACGGATCGTAATAATGACAATCAACAAATTAAATCAATTCTGAAGAAGACGCCGAGCAAGTCAAGTCGGATTATCTCATCCCCGTCAGGTGTGGCCATTCGTCGGAGCAGAAGTGAGCTTGTAAAACGATCCGCTTCGGTGAGGAGGGAACTGCGCTTTGATCTCCCACCTTTGCAAAAGACACCCGAGCAAAGTTTAATTGAAAAGTATAGTAAATGCCTGGATTTCAGAAAGCTGttccaaatcaaaaagaagaataaaCGTGTGAGGTCACCAAAAAAGAAGGTGATTGACAGCCCAGCTCACAGTCAGGAAATCATCACAAGCACTCCAATCAACTTCCTAGACGATGATTGTGACACCAAATCGATTTGGGATCGGCAGGGTAGCAGACAGCCGAACATACGCCCGCTACTGTTCGGTTCAGAGCGTTTCCAGTGCGCTCGGTGCAAGGAACGTTATGCCAGCAATGGAGATCTTAGATTGCACCTAAAGGATAGCCACAGCGGCGTTAAAAATGTGCTGAGACCTCACTATCAATGCGGCCAATGTGGAATCAAATTTTTTCGTAATAGTTGTTTGCTTCGACATTGCCGCTTTCAGCATACTCCGAAACGAATGCGGATTTAA